Below is a genomic region from Eupeodes corollae chromosome 1, idEupCoro1.1, whole genome shotgun sequence.
TCAAGCAGTCAAACAAACGAAGCTAAATAGAAGGACGAAAGCGTCTTACCAGGTCTATAAGAAGAAGAGGATAGAGGAACACCGAATtctaaaaaggaaaaagaaggaGCATGATGTTGAGAAGCTTAAAGCAGAAATTAACTTCCAAAGTTTTATGAGCATGTTaaatgaaattcacaagtaTATATAAACCTCGAACTGAAGGCTGCAACgacgaaagtggaaatatcatagtagaaccgcagtcaatgctgaggatatgggaAGACCACTTTTGCAGACTTTATAACGGCGACGGCGAACCGAATCCTGCTGTCCGGCAGaaagatccattcaatatagacgacgcgACGATAGCCAACAATCCCATCTTCCTGACTTGGACGAAgtgaagattgccatatctaagctggaGTCTAACAAAGCAGGTGGAGCACATGGCTTAAAtgacgagctctttaaagcagctgcagATAATTTTTTTAGGAACATGCaaaaacttatctgtaagatatggtcgtaagaaagcatgcccgatgatttGAACCCTAGTTTTCCCGATCCTGTTTCCACTTAGGCACCTCTCCATaaccagacggcagcggatgaattctcgagatggaatcaatggtggcgttccagtaaggttgaactactaagtgaacaccttatagggcttcttcgacatattcggagcgcaggcctgtaaggagtggtttatccggcttcccgtccctggagttatactaaggatctggccatCCAGGTTGGGGTTGTGTCGTTGGGTGACTTTATGgtcacgtaaaaataccttagttgcgaagcaccaacaagcctcggatacggacggattcactgttgacaacccacgaaATAAGAACAACGAGCTTCGGATCGAACaactagcggaagccctaaaatgctgcaaggcagatattaccgccatccaagtttgcaaacgcaaactaaaaaaCTGCGATATATTCTACTGCGACTGCTTCCGAGAACacagacagcgtctatttgggtgtggatttgttgttggaactagactcaggcaaacaGTTTCAACATTGTGAACAAGCTCATCATGACACTCCGCATCAAGGTTAAATTCACcgacataagcctaatatgcgtgcATGATTTTTCTGTGgcgcgagacgttctggtagctagtacgcagttcacacatctcaatatccacaaggggacatggaaatctcctgatcaattaacgtctgaagccgtacgtcaacaacctgataggcccttatcagtgtgacttcagaccaggaaagtccactatcgaccaaatattcccattacggcagatcttggaaaaaacccaggaacttcaaatcgatacccaccatctctttatcgattttaacgCCGCGTATGAAAACATCTATAGGggagagctctacagagcaatgtctagttttggcatccctgtcaaacttatccgtttgtgcacaatgacgatggagaatgcatgctgctctattaaggtcggaaaagatcttaacgatgcatttgatgccaaaaaaggttttagacaaggcgatatgcactgtcatgccacttcttcaacatcggcaaaaaattgtgcaaaactcaaccgtcaacactagaggcacaatcttcaaaaggtccatccaattatttgGATAGGAAAATGATATTGGCATAGTTGgcagatcaaagcgtgatgtctgtggagcgtttttgagcattgcgaccgaagcgaagaagatgggtttgaTGGGtatagtggtcaatgagggccagactaagtatatgctgtcatcaaaaaaggacattgacgacgtgttggacaaaacgtcaccatggtcagctttaactttaaggtagttaagggctttgtctacctaggcaccgctattaacacagacaacgacaccagccagaaatcaaacgaagaataactcttgcaaatcgcctCTTTTTTTGACTTAGAAGGCAtcaaaatcaccatctataagacactcatcatcccggttctcatccaAGAAACGAAGttgtttggaaaataaattaaaaaaagaggctaggatgcggcccacactgataacttctcatccagtctgtcgatttgtcttgcttaaaagtttgtgtatatgtactcgtatcaatttttaccaaattttttgtagattttattttttatgaaaaaacggactgttggatttttatatgaaaattactgaatatcgaaaacaatattttctgtgaaataaaataaggttgaagctaatatttttaatttttgaaaagctatttgagtcgaaagtaaattttaaccaagttttagtattgttttcttagagttttattttttgtaaaaaaaactgtccattcgattttttcaaaattttatcgaatgttgaaaacaatatttcttataattaaaaattagttagaagctattatctcaaatttttgaaaagatatttgagtcgaaaatcaaatttttaccaacttttgttaatattttttcggtttttcgtaaaaaaactttcaattcgattcttttcaaaattttactgaatgttgacaacaatattttttgaaatataaaagaaaattaaagccaataggttaaaattttgaaaagatatttgtaagaaaactataaaatcaatttatctcaaaatttatccgaaagttgaaaacaatatttcttataagataagattactttaaagccataatctcaagtttttgaaaagatttttgagtccaaattcaatatttaccaactttgtataatgttttataggtttatattttttatacaaaaaactgtcaatttgatttttctcaaaattgtttaaagatgttaaaaaccttatttttcgttgtacaaaattgttttggagataaaatcattttttattcgttcagtttttttggattttttaaaaaaaatatacaggttcggtatcaagttacaatataaaatacaaaatttaatttaagtctctagcctcattggttcgtgagatatttagggtcaaccaaaattttcaaaattctttttaaactgctatggttaaaaaaattctgaagcaattttcttgagagccctttctgtccttttattatctttttataaaaaactttatttgaagtctggtcttaagctatggacaatgaaaaaacgtcgcgaacgtacggacgtacgaacgtacgtgcacacgcacgcacatacatcttctaaacatcttttactttgactctatggaccttgaaacgccgagaaatgtcaaatttttcaattcgacaaatcggacccattacattttacaaacattttactgTCCTATCATACTCGTAAAATATTTGGAATATGGAAAAATGCATAGTCGCTTGGACATATCTAACCTGATGTccatttaaatatatgtacctacatacctGAAACCTTGAACTTGATACTCATTTGAGTGTCACTTAAAGTACAAAtagtatatttgtttataagatGCCAATAACATAACTCATATAagcaatagttttttattttgttattaaaacatTTGTCTTGCCATTGAAAACAGAATAAAAAGTGCTTACTTAGGTAAATTCATTAACTTTCATTACTTTACCTTATTCGAGTATTCGAGTGATCTTCcgcatttaaaaaagatatggAATTCATGGCTTTTTTACTGACAAGACTGTCGATTGTTGCATTTTTCAGATCATATATTAAGTGGTTGCAACCTGAGTACCCATCATCAGTTCTTTAGAGTTTGCAGCAAGTGCAATAactcttcttttaatttatttatatttatttaattatttattaaaaacaacaatgagGAATCAGTTTGTTGTGGCGTTTGTGTGCCTCGTTTCTTGGACAGTGGCGTCAGCTGATATCCTAGTCAACGTTAATGTCAATAAGCCAGTTCATGATGTCAGTGAACAATTTGTTAGTTTCTCCATTGCACCTGAGCTGTTGTACGGAACTTTGGATGGAGAGAATaagtaaaacttatttaaaaggcTTTTTAAAAGATGCCAAAATTAACACAACTTTGCTTCTAGGAAAACTTTAACAGATATGGCAGCTCTTCTGGGTCCATCGTATGTCAAGCTTACTGGTGATTATTTCTTCCCAACTGACATTAAGAGCACTCTTAAGAACCCAACTCAAACTATCTGGAGTGGATTCAACAGATGGACTCGGTAAGTTTTTTCTCTCTAAGGTACTGTTCACAAGATCAATAGCTTTCCTTTATAAAGGGCTATGAACTGGACAATGGTTATTCCTGTTCAATATACTCCTCAGTCCTGGGACCCTATCGATGCATTGAGGGTTCTGAACATCTCAAACATTATTGGAATTGATAACTGCGTTTGGCAATTGGGTTTAGGTAAGTAAAGAATAACATTATAAATGCAGTGGTTGTAGCTTGTCCATTGTTTAGACTTTGGTGCTTCGAGGGCTTCGGATTATGTTGCTGATCTGCAAACGCTTGACACAATGGTTGATACATTCCGACCATATATCAAGGAATGGAAAGTGATTGGTGCCGATATTACCGCTGGAAGCAGTGCTGAGGAAACTAAACGCTATATTGATATGTCAAGCGATGTAAATGCAGCCTTCGGATGGAATCAGTAAGTTCTTGAAGAGTATTTTAAGCACTTCTTTTTCATAAATTGTATCTTAACTATAGACCAGCTGGATATCACGTTGAAGAAAATGTAAATGGCTATATCTACGACAAGGATCTTTCACTCAAAGCCATGATGGAGAAAAAAGTCCCAGTCTGGCTAAGTTTGCCACCCAAGGGACCCATCAATCATCAAATCTCCAACGGCTACAGCAACATTGAAGTCTCCGAGGCAATCCGATGGGCTCAAACATTAGGTGATGCGGCAAGTTCTGGATTCTCCGCAGTTTTTAAGCCCCTTACCGAAGAAGACGTCAGTACCCCAAGTTATAGCTTCTTTGTGAGTGCTCTGTTCAAGAAAATCATGGGTAATCGAGTGTTTGCTGCTAAACCTGTAAAGAGATACACATACTCATCGAAAGTCTACTCCCACTGTGCTAATGGCATATCAGGAGGATTAGCTCTTATGGGTGTTAACACCGAGGACTATGTAGTCAAGATTTCTGCGAAGCCTTCGGCTAAATTCACAGGTTCCGAAGTGTGGCAGTTTGTTTTAACGTCGAAAAAGGGAGTTATGTATTTGAATAACGAAATCTTGACCCTCAACTCGACCCTTGATCCATTCGTTAGAATAAAGCACCCCAACAAGCCACTTGCCATGAACATGCCACCAATGTCTGTTGGTTTCTGGGTACTTCCTCTCGCAAACCATGAAGATTGTCAATTCACCGAGCTACTCACAAACCATGACACTCAATGGGAAGGACGTCATAGAAGGCAAACTTCCTCCGATAGGCTTTTGAAGAAACTCATCCTAGAGACCTCTTTCACTGACCAAATGAAGAATCGTCGTCGTCGCGACACTTCAAACACCTTGAAAAAAGAATCCGCTTTGAGTAATGGAAATTTGGTCAAACGCCACAGGAGATTTATCTTGCAAGAAACTCCAGGAGCAAATCCTGCACCACCAAAGGTTAGCCCTCAAGTTGTAGCCCAAGAAAGAAATCTTAAGAAGAGAGAAAATGCCCACAACTGGCTTAAGACCCTTGTCTTAAATCCACTTATCCCAAACCCGCTTCTCACTAAAGTAGATTGGGGTCTCAAACGTTCCCGTCGTGCAGCTGACTTCTTAACTACCATGTTAGCCAAAAACACTGGAAAGCTTTCTTTGCGCCGCCAGCATGTAGTTTCAAAACCACAACAAGAACGCGATGAGGCCAGTATTTTCAAAACCACTGTTGCACAAATGGCGATGCCCCAAGGTGATGTCCATTTCGATTATATAACCGATGTAAATGGAGAAGAAATCAGCACAAAGGAAAGCCGTGAAGAAATCGTAGATGAACGAATGACCAAACTTTCAAATAAGGAACTGCCATCGGAATTCTACGAAGCCATCGATCATCGAAGGTACCAACCTAAACCTTTCGAATACCAAGCCGTTGCTAGACCAGAAGTTTCTGATGTATCAGCTATTGAGGGTGCAACCAAATACATCAGTCGAAATCAGTTAGAAAATCAATCCTTTGAGCAAATACAAAAAGAGAACATCCAAACTTACAACAAGAATTCATTCGAAAAGCCAACAAACTCAAAATTGCCCTTCAAACCTGAATTCCCCATGACTCCGTATCCAATTTTGAGAAACGAAAATGCCAGACAGTTTTTCTACGAGCCAACTGAAAATGGTGAATATAGGACTTACTCGTATTTGAATGCAGAAAAATCCTCTCTACCTAACTGGGAACAAACTGAAAGGACAAAAAGGTCAATCGGTGGTGGAAAGTACATGTACAAAACATTGCAGGACAATCTGATCGGTCAAGGTGAACATATTGAACCGTTGACGTACAATAACGAACATATGAGCGAGACAATCTTGGAAGAGTCTATTCTGGGAGCTGATGGACGTGCAGCAGCTGAAAATGTCAAGAGTAGAGTTTCGAAAATTTTGGGTGCCGTAAAAACTCATTTAAGTGATTTCTTCAGTACactaattaattaaatgaatgaaCTGTAATGAATTGAACACAAAAAAGAAGTGAGAAATCGAAGttcttcagttttacttttttataaggtttatttttgatttgttgatttCATTCTAGGACAAagtgtagaaaataaaaaaaaatgttaaaaaataaatacacaaattaactaatttaacagacaatgtttttaatgaattataataatttttaaaatttagaatacgtgttttttttcttcctagAATTTCTTTGGAACTTGGTTTTAAATCCTAAAATCGATTCACAATTTTAACATGAAATCCACATCAAAATAAGACAAGTTTAAACGATGATGCTTTAAACACCTGTTGCCATGGAAGGACCTGTTGAAATTTTAATATCCATGCAATGTAAAAGTGACCATTTGTTTTTTTCCCTTATCCatacttataaataataaatatgatttaaaatcatgaaaataatatttttatttttaaaatcattaaatgaaaataaaaataaaaatgaaccagcatagtgttcaaatatgcgtttcgccccggtgcaatggttgggctcatcagaagatgaccattgcactttgtcttgacgcatattttctcgaataaatcgagattccatataatatgagctacaaagagctactgcgaattatatggttgctacaagtcttcatagaagataaattgtagctgtttttatttccttgctaagggatttaagaagatgaaatgttaacagtcgaactgtttgttccgaacaccaattattttaataaatatgatttaaaatcatgaaaataatatttttatttttaaaatcattaaatgaaaataaaaataaaaatgaaccagcatagtgttcaaatatgcgtttcgccccggtgcaatggttgggctcatcagaagatgac
It encodes:
- the LOC129940199 gene encoding uncharacterized protein LOC129940199, with protein sequence MRNQFVVAFVCLVSWTVASADILVNVNVNKPVHDVSEQFVSFSIAPELLYGTLDGENKKTLTDMAALLGPSYVKLTGDYFFPTDIKSTLKNPTQTIWSGFNRWTRAMNWTMVIPVQYTPQSWDPIDALRVLNISNIIGIDNCVWQLGLDFGASRASDYVADLQTLDTMVDTFRPYIKEWKVIGADITAGSSAEETKRYIDMSSDVNAAFGWNQPAGYHVEENVNGYIYDKDLSLKAMMEKKVPVWLSLPPKGPINHQISNGYSNIEVSEAIRWAQTLGDAASSGFSAVFKPLTEEDVSTPSYSFFVSALFKKIMGNRVFAAKPVKRYTYSSKVYSHCANGISGGLALMGVNTEDYVVKISAKPSAKFTGSEVWQFVLTSKKGVMYLNNEILTLNSTLDPFVRIKHPNKPLAMNMPPMSVGFWVLPLANHEDCQFTELLTNHDTQWEGRHRRQTSSDRLLKKLILETSFTDQMKNRRRRDTSNTLKKESALSNGNLVKRHRRFILQETPGANPAPPKVSPQVVAQERNLKKRENAHNWLKTLVLNPLIPNPLLTKVDWGLKRSRRAADFLTTMLAKNTGKLSLRRQHVVSKPQQERDEASIFKTTVAQMAMPQGDVHFDYITDVNGEEISTKESREEIVDERMTKLSNKELPSEFYEAIDHRRYQPKPFEYQAVARPEVSDVSAIEGATKYISRNQLENQSFEQIQKENIQTYNKNSFEKPTNSKLPFKPEFPMTPYPILRNENARQFFYEPTENGEYRTYSYLNAEKSSLPNWEQTERTKRSIGGGKYMYKTLQDNLIGQGEHIEPLTYNNEHMSETILEESILGADGRAAAENVKSRVSKILGAVKTHLSDFFSTLIN